The DNA region CCCCGAGCACATGGGCCGTGTCGTGGCGATCGGGCAGGTGGCGCGTGGTCTCGGTACGCTTCCTCGGAGCGGACGACTGCCATTGACACACGTTGTCGAGGCGGTCACCAGTGACGCTCCGCGCATCGTTGATGCTGACTGGATCGATGATCCCTATGGGCATGACGACAGCGTCAAGATGATCTGTGCCAAGCGCATCCTGGCTGACGTCGACATTCTTGCGACGCGTGTCGACTGGGGAGACTAGGCCGGTCATCTGCCCTCCTCTCGTTTGGCACGCACACAAGCGATCTCGAACAGTACGCACGATGCTGCTTCAGCCAGGACGAATGCGCACAGCACCCCGGTCGTCGTCGGTCTGGCAGCGAGCGCTGCGAGGACGCCACCAATGTATGCAGCGGTGGTGAGGCTCCTCAGCACCAGGACCGTCGCGCCACGCCCCAAGCGTCGCAAGGTGGTGAAGGGGATGGTCGACACGACCGTGACGAACTTCCAGATCATGGCAACGACGAGCATGAGCATCGTCACCGTGTCCCAGCCGGGGCCCAGCGCGAGACGCAGGATGCCGCAGATCTGCATGATGAGGATGGCTCCGCTGGATGCGACGATGAGGACGGTTGACAGCATGATGTCGGCCCTGGAGTGCCGGTCGAGGAGTCTGAGCCTGAGGTAGTACAGGATTGGCGAGATGACGTTGGCGATGGTCATCACGAATTTCAGACCCGTGGCGGCACTCGGGCCGAGCCCGTGGTAGGCGAGTTTGAGCGCGACGGGTTGGACCAGCCCTATGATTGCCGTCTCCGCCACGACCCACCACTGTGCTCCTCGAACTGGCTGGAATCCTGTCCAGCGTCCTGGCATGCGGATGGCGATGGCGATGGCCACGGCAATGGCGACCCCCACATGGAGTGCCACAGTACTTTTGCAGACGAGCACGAGGACGACCGAGACGAACAGGACGGTTCCCACCACGAGCTCACGCTGCCAGCCTCCCTGGAGTACGGCGGCGGCGCGGGCGCACTCCAGTGATGGGAGCATGAGGAAAAGCCCGACGGTGGCCACCGCAAGGTGCCCGGCCCCGAGTGCCCAGACGGCGCAGCCCACGAAGCCAACGAGATAGAGGAGGGTCGGCAGCTGGGGACGATGGCCGGACTTGCCGAACAGCGGTGCCTCGACGAGTGCTGCTCCCGTCACCTGTGCCACATAGGCGGTCATGGCGAGACGAACGGCGAGCTGACCCACGGAGACGCTGTCGTAGAGATAACCGGCACCGCTGAGAATGCCGATCGGGATGACTGCGGCCATCCCGGCCGAGGCAATGCTCGCCAACTTGCTGACCAGGGACATCACCTTGGTACGGGTGGAGGAATGCCCTGCCGACCCGGTCTCTGGTGTGGTGGACGTGGGTGCGCTCATGAGGATCGTCGTCCTGCCATGACGTGTCCGCGGAGATTCTCGAAGGAAGCAGACAGGAGGTTTCGCGCCCGGCAGCTCTGTCGGCTGCTGCCCAGGCCCAGGGTGTCGATGAGAATGCGCTCGGCGGTTGCTGTCACGGGCGGGCCCCCACCGTCGCGGTGTGCATGGCTGTCACGATGGCCCGGCGTGAGGCGTGAAGCCGCTCCTGGGCACGTGCGACGCACTCGTCGTAGCGGGAGCGAGCCGCTGGGCTCTGTTGTAGGGCGCGTACCTGGTTGGCCACCGTGGCGGGGCTGAACGAGTAGACGTTGTGCACGTACTCGGTCAGACCGAGATCCTCGAACGCCCCGAATCCCTTGCGCTCGTAGGACAGGTGGACAACGTAGTGTCCGGCGGCCAGGGCCATGATGGCACCATGCAGACGAACGGAGACGACGACGCGGGCGCGGTCCAGAGCCTGCAACCCCGCTTGGTCAAAGAGTTCCCCGGTGGCGATCCTGCTCGTCGTGGGTGCGTCATTGTTGGCCCCCACAGCACTTTGCACCAGTCCGTCGACGGGGCCTACGAGCCTGGCCAGCTCTGCGACGGACTGGTTCGCATGTCCGCGTAGGGTTCGGCTGCCAACAATGGGCAATGCCATGTCGTCGAAAGGCAGCTGGATGCGGTTGAGGCTCAGCAAGGCGCAGTCGGGGGCACGGTGAGCGTGATCCATACGGCACTGGGCGATCGACCGATCGTCTCGCAACCACGCATGGTCCATGCGCGACATCATTCGGGGAACGACGTGTCTGGAGAGCGGACCGAACGGGCCACAGCTCTGGGGCAGGTAGACGGTTGGAGTCGTGGTCCTGGACGCGAGGTACAGCTGCGGTACGTGGACCAGCCAGCTCTTGAGTGCTTCGATGGGCTGGCCGAAGCGCAGATATGCTCCGCCCACCCCCACGACGAGATCGTATGAGTCCAGGTGGGAAATACGACGAAGATAATCCCGGCTCAGGCCGTGACGTGTGGGTTTCGTCGAGATGCAGGTCGTGCGAGGCAGACGCAGCTCGGCGAAGTCCTCGGCGCGGGAGGCGAAAAGATCGATGTCGACCTCTGAGCCCAGGGACTCGTGGATGAAGGTGAGGGCTTCCTGCACGAGGAGGCCGTCGCCTGAGTTCCTGGGACTGTATGCGTGGAGCAGGGCGACACGTGTCATGCGCACAGCCTTCGGTAGACGTTGATGTGGGCGTCGATCGATCGATCCCAGCTGAATTGACGTGCCCATTCCGGGCCATCATGGCGAACCTTCTGCAGCCATGCCGTGTCGGCCAGAGCTCGCGCCAGACCATCGGCGATGGCCTCCCGCGAGGTGTCCTCGATCACGGCAGACGGGCCGGCGACCTCGGCCAGGGACCCATTCCTGGTGCAGGCCACAGGCGTACCAGCACCGAGCGCCTCCAGCACGGGCAGACCGAAACCTTCGTAATGGCTCGGGAACACGAAGATCGCGCAGTGTTGGTAGAGCCACATGCGTTCCTCGTCGCTCACGAATCCCAGGTACTCGATGTTGTCACGAGCCTCGAAGGCGCGAATGGATTCCTCGAAGTCCCACGCTTTGCGCCCGGCGACGACGAGTTTCATTCCGGTGAGGTCCGGTGAGTCGAATGCCTCGGCGAGGGCGACGAGATTCTTGCGAGGCTCGACATTTCCCAGATACAGCACGAAAGGCTCGTGCTCGAGGTGGGACAGCCGCTCCGGTGGCTCCGACGGACCTGCCGTGATCTTCGGGTCGAATCCGTGCGGAATGACGGTGATGTCGTCCGGATCGACGCCGAACACGTCACGGATGTCGTTCGCACTGGAGTGGGAGACGGTGATGACGTGGTCGCACAGGTGGATTGCCGCCCTCACCCGCGCGGTCCACACGGCCTGGGCACGGCGGCTGCGGGACACGGTCGTCCATCGGGATGCCAGACCATGCACTGTCACGACGCTGGGGCGTCGGAGAGGAAGGAGTGGCCCGGTGTCGGCGATGTAGTGGATGACCTGCACCTGCTGGGGTGGATTCACGCCGTAGAGCGATTCCCGGAGAGCAGTCAACGGGGCTGATGAGGCGTACGGGATGTGCTCGATCTCAACCCCCCGCTCGATGAGACCGGATTCGAGATTGCGAGCGTAGGTGGTGTTGCCGCCGACATTTCGCTCGATGAAACGTCCCGAGAGGCTGACTCTCATGATGCCCTCCTGTGGTTGTCCGGGGAGGATGGGGTGCTCTGTGGAGTGTAGACCTCGAGCAGAGCCGCCCGCTGTGCCTCAGATGTGTTGTGGTTCAGATGGGCGGACCACAACGCGTAGTTGCTCCGACGTGCTGATTCGTCCGCCACGAGTGACACGAGGGCCTTGGCGATCTCGGACGGGTTCGATCCGCGGACGCCGGAGGGGGCGTCATACAGGTACGCGGCATCCCGAGCGATGATGGGAAGTCCCATGGCGTGGGCCTCGAGGATGGCGACGGGGAATCCCTCCCAGCGCCCAGGATGGAGGTAGGCGCTGGACTTCTCGAGTCTGACCATGATGTCTGCGGCGTCGAGCCATCCCGTGACCTTGATTCCGTGCCGACGTAGGGCGGCCACGCCATCAGGATCGCCGTCCCCGATCCACTGGATCGTCGTTTCGCGGTCGCTTCGTGCGAGCTCGTCTGCCACGCGACAGATGAACTCGGGGTCCCGTTGGGGGACGATACGGCCCATGACGGTGACAACACGGTGTTCTGGCAATGACTGCACCGCGTCATGGGTGTGGAATTGTGCAGCCGCGACATTGGGCACGAAGACGGTCCGTCTGGCATGCATGTCGTGGGCGAGTTTCTGCTCCCGTGTGCTGCACGCGGCAATGACCTCCGTGTTGCGTGTCAGAAGGGCTTCAGCGGCGTGTATGGCTGCGCGCTTCACCGGCCCGATGTCAAGTCTTTCGAAGCCGTAGGCATGCGGTGTGTACACCACTCGGTGTCGAGGGCTGTTGCGGATGGCGAGACGCACGTAGACTCCAGCGAAACTGGAGTGGGCGTGGATGATGTCGGGTTGCCATGCGACGACCAGGGAGCGGATGGCTCTGATACGGGCGAGGTGTCCGTCGGGCAGAGCATGAACCTCCAGGAACTTCTCGTCAGGTGCGTTGAGGTCACCACGTGAACGACCCAGTGTTCCGAGGAGTCCATGATCCATCTCCGGGATGTCACCTGCATAGGACAGAATGGCGCTCCGAGTACCGCCCAGGAAACATTCCGTGACGTGCAGAATGCGAGGATGTCGGTCTGGATGTGGGGGAATTGCATGGCAGCTGTCGATCATCGTGAGAATCCCCTCAATTCATGTCTCTGGTGCGATGTCTTGTGAACTGGTGAATGGTCATGGGTCATCGAATGGCCCATGAAGAATATCAATGCCACGGCTGCGGGAAAGAATCTTCCCAAGGTCCAGTACGTGAACCGCGGCAGTTCGAGAAGGCCGAGGAAGAGGGTTGAGTACGCAATGAGTGCCACATCAGAACCCTCTCGTGCCCTCCGGTACACGTAGCCAAGGGAGATACCAAGTATGAGCCAGAATGTCAGACCGCCGATGAGACCGAGATCGGCGATTGGCGTCAGATAGGACCCACTGTTGTTGAACTCGGGGGTCGCATACCAGGACAGCGTGGAGAACCACCAATCCTCCGGTAGCAAACCACCAAATGATGGTGCCCCGAAGATGGATGAGAATCCTGGAAAGTCAAAGACGAATGGGATGGTGAAGTATATGGGGTGTGGAGATCCGGTCACCTGGGAGTAGAAGAGGGCGTTGTTGTTGAACGACGTCGTGTAGTAGGCCAGCAGTCTGTCAAGTACCCATGGGACGAATGACGTGTCACCGGACTGTGAGTAGAAGATCCAGCTCCGGAAGTACTCCGAGGCGGAGAAGACGATGACGAGGAATGCGAGTCCGATCACGGGGATGAGATTCATGAGAAGTCGGTGATTCCTCATGAAATGACTCGTCACGATGAGGACAAGCACCGCTGGGATGACGACCTCCATGAGTGCAAGACGTTCCGCATAGAACAATGCACGGAACATGCCCGTCAGAAGGACGAAGCACCAGAGTTTGCCAATCTTTCTGGTCGTGGTGTATCGATATGCCCCCAAGGCTGACACGATGCAGGAGACCTGTGTGAGGGTTGTCACTCCCGAGACCGGAGCCAAACGTTGCTTGAGGAATGAGATGGCCCCCATGTCCCGATGGATCACGGCCAGGAACAGTTCCAAGGTCGCTCCGCGTGCAGTGGCGATGACGGCCCAGGACACGTATCCCAGGACGACGATGAGACCCAGGGCGTGGTACCACCCTTCTATCACGTGCGGTTCGGCGTCGGACTCCACTCTGCCTGCTCGAGAGGCAGGGGTCACGTGGGTTGCCAGCGTCATGCCGAGGCAGAGAGCCACGATGGCTGCCACAGTGAGTGTGAACTCCGGTGTGTGGAAATATTTGCTCGTTGACCAGTTGTCGAACCTGCTTGCGGGGTAGAGGAGTGTGCACAACGCAAGTACGCCGGAGAATGCGATGACGATGAATCGTGGCTCCAACCAGAAGGCCCAGGTTGCGTGGCGAGGGGCAGGTTCTGGTGAGGCACAGCGACTGTCTGAACATGATTCGCCGTCCAGGATCGCTCGACGAGGGCTGACGTAGGGACGATGGTCGTAGGTGCTGGATGATTCTGGGGGAAGGAGATGTGCTGGCCGCCGAGGTGCTGAGTGGCTGGGGCGGTTCAAGGGGTGTCGTCCGTTCGGTTCTCCGTCGTGCAACATCAATATGCTCCGTTGGGGAACAGCACGACCTTGACCGTCTTGAGGATGATCGAGATGTCTCCCAGAAGGGACCAGTTCTCGACGTACCTGAGGTCGAGTCGGATGGCTTCCTCGAGTGGTAGGTCTGAGCGCCCTCCAATTTGCCACAGCCCCGTGATCCCAGGTTTGACGAGCAGGCGTCGATGAGTTGGCCCCTCATACTCGTCCACCTCGCGTTGCACTTGAGGACGTGGCCCGACGATGCTCATCGAGCCTCGAAGGACGGTCCAGAACTGGGGCAGTTCGTCGATGGAATACTTTCTGATGAATCTGCCGACCTTGGTGATTCTTGGGTCATCCTCCATCTTGAACAGGAGTGCAGACCCACCGTTGGCGTCGATGAGTTCCGCCATACGCGCTTCGGCATCCACTGCCATGCTTCGGAATTTGTGAATCGTGAAGGGTTTCCCATTCTCGCCGATGCGTTCCTGTTTGAAGATGACTGGTCCGCCGTCCTCCAGTCGGATGGCGAGTGCCGTGACCGCCATGGTTGGTGAGAAGACAATCAAGGCCACAGTTGACGCCAAAATGTCGAATACTCTTTTGATGAGATACTTTATTCCGGAGTATCTGGCCAGATCGACGTGAACGAGGTTGAGCCCCGCTGCCTCGTATGTGCTCATCCGCGGTCCGGCGACATCGATGAGTTCGGGTATGAAGAGGAGCTGGGTACGACAGTCCTCAAGATCCCAGGACAATTGCTTTGTCTGCACGCTCGACATACCGCCGGCGGCCACCACGGCAGAGAGTGGAAACTCGCGAACCTCCTTGAGGAGCTGTGGGTAGCCGAGTACTGGCAGGTCTGCAGGAAGGTCACTGCATTTCTGTGGTTCCTCCCCGTTGAGGCAAACGGCAGCAGGTGCGTAACCGACGGCGATGTTCCGGCGAAGAGTCTGGACGGTTCGCTCGACCTCTGGGCCAGCCCCGATCACAAGTGTCGGGATCAGGAATCGTCCTTGCTTGCGGGACCGTTGGATGACTTTCCGGATCACCTTCCGCTCGAGGCACATGAGGATCAGTCCCAAGGGCAACGCAATGAGGAACAGGGATCGGGACACCGACAACTTGAACAGGTAGCTGAGAACTGCCAGAACGCCGAAGACCCACAGGGTTCCACGCATGGCCAGTTGGTACTGCTGAAGGCCAGAGCCCACCAGTCGGATTCGATGGCTGCCATTGGTGGAAAGGACGACGAGCCACACACTCCCAAGGCCCAGGGCGAGCGTCGGATAGGTGAGGCACCGAGCCCCGGCCAGAGGGGTGTCGGGATCGGGTATGCGGATGTACAACGTTGCCATGAGCGCCGAGGCAATGGCCAAGGCATCGCCAAGGACAAGCACATTGCGTATGTGGCTCGGCCAAGATGGATGTCTCACACCCGTTGGCTTGCTACTGGGAATGATGATGCCTTTCGGATACGGCGTACGTGCTGGTACCAAGAAACCTGAACTCCGGTCATGCTAACATTTGGCTTGGCATCTTGCTCAGCACCCCCATCCAAAATCAGTCTCCTTGGACGGAGAACTTGGGGCGGGATTTCCCGTATCGGCTCCGATGGTGCGCGGAAGGTGGAGACAGGACAAGGGGATCCAGCGTGGATGACGATGATGAGCTTGACCTCTTTGGTGCCGATGAGGGTGTTCCCCCGCGGCGCGGTATGGATGCACACAGGCAGGACGAGGAATCGATCACCGAGGGCGTTGGAGCGGCATCATCGGGGCATCGTCGTCGTGCCCCAGTGATCTTCCTGTGTGCTGTGCTGGCCATCATCCTGCTTGTCGTCGGTGTTCTGGGCTATTTCCTCAAGCACCTCACCAATGGTCTGGACGAGATCAATCGGGAGCCTCTCACGATGCCCACCGCGAGCCCCCGCCCCAGCACGGCTACGGATGGCGCTCGAACCTTCGTACTCCTGGGATCGGACTCCCGGGGTTGGGATCGAGGTCGGTCCGACTCCCTGATGGTGGCATACCTGCCAGCGGATCGAGAGCATCTGTACCTCATCAGCTTCCTGCGTGACATGTGGGTGACGATCCCGCCCAACAAGGTCATCGGCAAACCTTCCCAGGCCAAGATCAACGCTGCATATTCGTGGGGTGGCGTGCCGCTGACCATTCAGACCCTTGAAAGTTTGACGAATGTACGCATGGATCATGCTGCCGTCATCGACTTCACTGGTTTCAAGGAACTCACGACCGCTCTTGGCGGTGTACAGGTGTACAACGATCAGGATTCCACCATTGAGGGCATGCACTTTCCAGCAGGAGACATCACGCTCAAAGGCAATGCGGCCCTCAAGTACGTCCGCGAACGCCGGGATCTCAAGAACGGCGATCTTGATCGTGCGCGCCGTCAGCGGGATGTCCTCACGGCCATCATCGACAAAACCCTCTCTGCGGGTACGCTCGCCAATCCCTCGAAGTTCGATGACGTCGCCACCTTGGCCGGACGTACCATGACCGTCGACGACAAGCTCACCAATTCGGAGATTCGCAAACTTGCCATGAGTCTGCGATTCACCTCCGGTGACAAGGTCGTGCAGGTGCAAGCCCCCATTTCCGGGTTTGGCAGGTCGAAGGACGGTCAGGCCTATGACGTCGTCGACAAGGAAGGGCTGCAGGAGCTCTCGGATGCCATGCGCAACGACACCATGGATGTGTACGTCGAGAATCACCCACAGTGAGCCGTACCGGTCACGGCCGTGATGCATTGACCGAATACTCTGGGCACTGCGATGCTCGATCACAACCTCGGGAGGATCCATGGACACCATCACCCTCACTGCCGACGACGGTGCGCAGATTGACGTGCTCATCTGGCGGCCTGGTTGTCAACCGCGTGGATTCATCCAACTGGTGCACGGGTTCGCCGAGTACGCTGCTCGCTACGACGAGTTCGCACGTTGCCTGGCGCAGTCTGGCTGGCTCGTGGTGGCCAACGATCACCGTGGCCACGGACCGCGGGCACTGGCGGACGGCACCCTCGGGCAGGCCCCCGACCGGGGCTACCATCAGATCGTTGACGACCTGTGTCGAGTGACCGATGATGTGCGCTCCCAGCACCCGAAGCTGCCCTGGATCCTCGTGGGTCATTCGATGGGGTCGTTCCTGGCGCGGATCGTCGCAGCTCGTCGGGGCCGGGAAATGACTGCGCTCGTGCTACTGGGGACCGGAGCTTCAGCAGGCCCATTGGCGAAGGTGGCTCGTGGTGCGGCGACCAGCCAGATTGTCATGGCTGGTGAGGATTCTGCCAGTCGAGTGATGGAGACCCTGATCTTTGGCTCCATGAATCTTCGGTTTCGTCCCGTTCGTACCCGGTTCGACTGGCTCAGCCGACAGGCCAGTGAGGTGGACGCCTACTGCAATGATCCACTGTGCGGATTCACTGCCTCGGTGGGGCTGTACCGGGAGCTGGTTCGGCTCAGTGAGACGAGCAACTCCAGTACGATCCTACGAGCCATTCCACCGCGGCTGCCGGTACTGCTCATGAGCGGTGACAGCGATCCGGTCGGCGGCAACGGCAGGGGAGTGCGTCGCGTGGCCGGTGAGCTTACGGCGAACGGGGTGCTCCAGGTGGACGTCCATCTGGAGCCTGATGCTCGACATGAGCTGCTGCACGAACGAGACCGGGAACAGACGTATCGGCTTCTGGAGACGTGGATCGGCAAGACGGTTGAGGCTCGCTCGGACCATCCCCGATGTGCGGTCTCACCAAGGTGACGCCGTGACAAGGCCGTATCCTCTGCCTCCGATGAATCTTCCGGGAGGGGTGACGGCTGGCCAGCGCCCAGGAGACGCTGGCTCGTGTCGTGGCACAGTGGCCCCGGAGTCGGATTTCGCTGCAGGGATGCAGATCTGTGAGCGAAGGATACGACGAACGAGTGAAAACTGGGTCGATTGTGCCAATTCCTCGCTGCACGATCGTGCGTAGGAGGTAGCCCCCTGCTGCCCGGTCGACGTTCATCTTATAAGCTGGTAGGAGCTGGTGCTGGGAAGGTCGTGATCGCGTGAGGTCATGGGTTGGACCAGCAGTGAAAGGGAATCCGGTGAAACTCCGGAACTGCCCCGCAGCGGTGAATGGGAACGAGATCACCATTGACGCCATCCCGTCCGGGACGACGGCAATCAAGCACTGGGCTTCGGCCCCGGGAAGCGGTGACGTAGGACTCGTCAACGACGAGACGCCCATGAGTCCGAAGACCTGCCAGCATGTTGCCGCACCCGGTGCGACGACAATGACGTGGTCCCCGAGGGGAGGACGACGACGTATGTCTATCCAAAGCGGAGCAGGAGTCTGAAGAGTATGACTGATCCCGACAACGTCTCGACGCCGGCCAAGGTCGACATGCCCGAGACGCTCACCCTCGCCGGTGACTTCCCGGCCCCGACCCAGGAGCAGTGGCACAAGGAGGTGCTCAAGGTCCTCAACCGTGGGCGTCCCGAGGGCAAGCAGCTCAACCTCGAGAAGGGCATGGCACGTCTGCAGCCGACCACGGTCGACGGCGTCAAGATCGAACCCATGTACACCCGCCAGGATGCTCCCGAGGACCTCGGAGCTCCCGGCGTTCCCCCGTTCACCCGTGGTACCACCATTCGTACCGGCGTCATCGACTCCTGGGACGTGCGTGCCCTGCACGAGGACCCCGATGTCGCCTTCACCCGCAAGGCGATCCTCACCGATCTCGAGCGTGGTGTCACCTCCATCTGGCTGCGAGTCGGTGACGACGCCATTGCCGCCTCCGACATCGATTCCGTGCTCGAGGGTGTGTTGCTCAACCTGGCCAAGATCGAGGTTTCCAGCCGCGATGACCAGGCCGTTGCCGCCGATGCCCTGCTGGCTGCCATCGAGAAGTCCGACGCCAAGAAGGATGAGATCTCGTTCAACCTGGGCATCGACCCGATCGGTTCAGCTGCCATCAATGGTGGCGAGCCCGACCTGTCCGGACTCTCCGAATGGGTCAAGAAGGTTGACGGGTACAAGAATGCTCGACCGATCGTCGTCGACGCGACCGTGTACCACAACGCCGGTGCCGGTGACGTCGCCGAGCTCGCCTGGGCCATTGCCACCGGTGTCGAGTACGTGCGTGCCCTCATCGAGCAGGGGCTGACTGCCGAGCAGGCCTTCGACAGCATCAACTTCCGGGTGTCTGCCACCCATGACCAGTTCCTCACCATCTCGCGACTGCGTGCCCTGCGTACCCTGTGGAACCGCGTCGGTGAGGTCTTCGAGGTTCCCGCAGGCAAGCGTGGTGCACGTCAGGAGGCCGTCACCAGCTGGCGTGAGCTCACCCGCGACGATCCCTACGTCAACATCCTGCGTGGCACCATCTCCACCTTCGGTGCCGCCGTCGGCGGTGCCGAGGCCATCACGACGCTGCCCTTCGACGACGCCATCGGCCTGCCGAAGAGTGACTTCTCGCGTCGTATTGCCCGCAACACCGGCATCATCCTCTCCGAGGAGTCGAACATCGGCCGCGTCAACGATCCGGCTGGTGGCTCCTTCTACGTCGAGTCGCTCACCAAGTCCCTGGCAGATGCTGCCTGGGCTGAGTTCCAGAGCGTCGAGGCCGCTGGTGGCATGGCGGCAGCCCTCACCGGTGACCATGTCCGCACCGAGCTCGACAAGCTCAACACCGAGCGTGCCAAGCGGTTGGCCACTCGTAAGCAGCCGATTACGGCCGTCAGCGAGTTCCCGCTGCTGGACGCCAAGACCGTCGAGACCAAGCCGTTCCCGCAGGGTGCACCCCACAACGGGCTGCAGTGGCATCGCGATGCCGAGGTCTTCGAGGCCCTCGTCGATCGCTCCGCCACCTGCGCCGAGCGTCCGAAGGTCTTCCTGGCCTGCTTGGGGACTCGTCGCGACTTCGGCCCCCGTGAAGGATTCTCCGCCCCGGTGTGGCACATCGCTGGCCTGGAGACCCCCGAGTGCGAGGGAGGCACCACCGAGGAGGTCGTCAAGGCCTTCAAGGAGTCCGGTGCCCAGATCGCCGACCTGTGCTCCAACGCCAAGACCTACGCCGAGCAGGGACTTGAGGTCGTCAAGGCTCTCAAGGACGCCGGTGCCAAGGCCGTCTACCTCTCCGGTGCCTTCAAGGAATTCGGTGACGACGCCGCAGCAGCCGAAGAGCTCGTCGATGGACGCGTCTTCCTCGGGATGAACGTCGTCGACACCCTCTCCTCCGTTCTCGACACAATGGGAGTTGCCAAGTGACAACCTTGCCCCGTTTCGATTCCATCAACCTGGGTGATGCGGCCGTTCCCGCCGACGCCCAGGAGCAGTTCGCCAAGCTCGCCGCCGCTGCTGGTGAGCAGGATCCGTGGATCACTCCTGAGCAGATCGAGGTCGGACACCTCTACTCCCAGGACGTCTACTCCGACATGGACTGGCTGGGCACCTACGCCGGTATCCCGCCGTTCACCCACGGTCCCTACGCGACGATGTACGCCTTCCGTCCGTGGACGATTCGTCAGTACGCCGGATTCTCCACCGCCAAGGAGTCCAACGCCTTCTACCGCCGCAACCTGGCTGCTGGCCAGAAGGGTCTGTCGGTCGCCTTCGACCTGCCGACCCACCGCGGTTACGACTCCGACAACCCTCGTGTTCCCGGTGACGTCGGCATGGCCGGTGTGGCCGTGGACTCCATCCTCGACATGCGCGAGCTCTTCGCGGGTATCCCGCTGGACCGCATGTCGGTGTCCATGACGATGAACGGCGCCGTGCTGCCGATTCTCGCCCTGTACGTGGTGGCCGCCGAGGAGCAGGGCGCCAAGCCCGAGCAGCTCGCCGGTACGATCCAGAACGACATCCTCAAGGAGTTCATGGTTCGTAACACGTACATCTACCCGCCGCTGCCGTCGATGCGGATCATCTCCGACATCTTCGCCTACACCAGTGCGAACATGCCGAAGTGGAACTCCATCTCGATCTCCGGTTACCACATGCAGGAGGCTGGCGCCACCGCCGACATCGAGATGGCCTACACCCTGGCCGACGGTGTCGACTACATCCGTGCCGGTGAGTCGGTGGGTCTGCAGGTCGACCAGTTCGCCCCGCGCCTGTCGTTCTTCTGGGCCATTGGCACCAAC from Cutibacterium granulosum includes:
- a CDS encoding alpha/beta fold hydrolase, producing the protein MDTITLTADDGAQIDVLIWRPGCQPRGFIQLVHGFAEYAARYDEFARCLAQSGWLVVANDHRGHGPRALADGTLGQAPDRGYHQIVDDLCRVTDDVRSQHPKLPWILVGHSMGSFLARIVAARRGREMTALVLLGTGASAGPLAKVARGAATSQIVMAGEDSASRVMETLIFGSMNLRFRPVRTRFDWLSRQASEVDAYCNDPLCGFTASVGLYRELVRLSETSNSSTILRAIPPRLPVLLMSGDSDPVGGNGRGVRRVAGELTANGVLQVDVHLEPDARHELLHERDREQTYRLLETWIGKTVEARSDHPRCAVSPR
- the mutA gene encoding methylmalonyl-CoA mutase small subunit, giving the protein MTDPDNVSTPAKVDMPETLTLAGDFPAPTQEQWHKEVLKVLNRGRPEGKQLNLEKGMARLQPTTVDGVKIEPMYTRQDAPEDLGAPGVPPFTRGTTIRTGVIDSWDVRALHEDPDVAFTRKAILTDLERGVTSIWLRVGDDAIAASDIDSVLEGVLLNLAKIEVSSRDDQAVAADALLAAIEKSDAKKDEISFNLGIDPIGSAAINGGEPDLSGLSEWVKKVDGYKNARPIVVDATVYHNAGAGDVAELAWAIATGVEYVRALIEQGLTAEQAFDSINFRVSATHDQFLTISRLRALRTLWNRVGEVFEVPAGKRGARQEAVTSWRELTRDDPYVNILRGTISTFGAAVGGAEAITTLPFDDAIGLPKSDFSRRIARNTGIILSEESNIGRVNDPAGGSFYVESLTKSLADAAWAEFQSVEAAGGMAAALTGDHVRTELDKLNTERAKRLATRKQPITAVSEFPLLDAKTVETKPFPQGAPHNGLQWHRDAEVFEALVDRSATCAERPKVFLACLGTRRDFGPREGFSAPVWHIAGLETPECEGGTTEEVVKAFKESGAQIADLCSNAKTYAEQGLEVVKALKDAGAKAVYLSGAFKEFGDDAAAAEELVDGRVFLGMNVVDTLSSVLDTMGVAK